The proteins below are encoded in one region of Streptomyces cyanogenus:
- a CDS encoding LLM class flavin-dependent oxidoreductase — MEFGLFVQGYVGKRAETDPLAEHKALMEETEYVIQADKSGFKYAWASEHHFLEEYSHLSANDVFLGYLAHATERIHLGSGIFNPLAPVNHPVKVAEKVAMLDHLSEGRFEFGSGRGAGSHEILGFMPGVTDMNHTKEIWEETIAEFPRMWLQDEYAGFQGKHWQLPPRKVLPKPYGRSHPAMWYAAGSPPSYAMAAKKGLGVLGFSIQKVSDMEWVLEQYKTAIVDAEPVGDFVNDNVMVTTTAVCAPTHAEAIEIAVNGGLHYLPSLVFRYHDTFPRPEGFPVWPETLPPYTPEFVELLIEEELLICGDPDEVLRQCKRWEQAGADQLSFGLPVGVPKEETLQTIRLIGEHVIPRIDTDPVHRTSRFRQAA; from the coding sequence GTGGAATTCGGGCTCTTCGTACAGGGATACGTGGGCAAGCGCGCCGAGACCGACCCGCTGGCCGAGCACAAGGCGCTGATGGAGGAGACCGAGTACGTCATCCAGGCGGACAAGTCAGGCTTCAAGTACGCCTGGGCCTCCGAGCACCACTTCCTGGAGGAGTACTCGCACCTGTCGGCGAACGACGTGTTCCTGGGGTATCTGGCGCACGCCACCGAGCGCATCCACCTCGGCTCCGGGATCTTCAACCCGCTCGCCCCGGTCAACCATCCGGTGAAGGTCGCCGAGAAGGTCGCCATGCTGGACCACCTCAGCGAGGGCCGCTTCGAGTTCGGCAGCGGGCGCGGGGCCGGATCGCACGAGATCCTCGGGTTCATGCCGGGTGTGACCGACATGAACCACACCAAGGAGATCTGGGAGGAGACCATCGCCGAGTTCCCCAGGATGTGGCTCCAGGACGAGTACGCCGGCTTCCAGGGCAAGCACTGGCAGCTGCCGCCGCGGAAGGTCCTGCCGAAGCCGTACGGCAGGTCGCACCCGGCGATGTGGTACGCGGCCGGGTCCCCGCCGTCGTACGCCATGGCCGCGAAGAAGGGGCTCGGGGTGCTCGGCTTCAGCATCCAGAAGGTGTCCGACATGGAGTGGGTGCTGGAGCAGTACAAGACGGCGATCGTGGACGCGGAGCCGGTGGGGGACTTCGTCAACGACAACGTGATGGTCACGACGACCGCCGTCTGCGCGCCCACGCACGCGGAGGCGATCGAGATCGCCGTGAACGGCGGCCTGCACTACCTCCCCTCACTCGTCTTCCGGTACCACGACACCTTCCCGCGCCCCGAGGGCTTCCCGGTGTGGCCCGAGACGCTGCCCCCCTACACCCCGGAGTTCGTGGAGCTGCTGATCGAGGAGGAGCTGCTGATCTGCGGGGACCCGGACGAGGTGCTGCGCCAGTGCAAGCGGTGGGAGCAGGCCGGGGCCGATCAGCTGAGCTTCGGGTTGCCGGTGGGGGTGCCGAAGGAGGAGACGCTGCAGACGATCCGGCTCATCGGTGAGCACGTGATTCCGAGGATCGACACGGATCCGGTGCACC
- a CDS encoding SDR family NAD(P)-dependent oxidoreductase, translated as MGKLDGRVVLVTGAARGQGEQEARLFRAEGARVAVADVLDDRGEALAKEIGALYVHLDVGTEESWREAVGAVREAYGRIDGLVNNAGILRFNALVDTPLDEFMQVVQVNQVGCFLGMKAVAPEMADGGTIVNTASYTALTGMAAVGTYTATKHAVLGLTRVAALELAGRRIRVNAICPGAIDTAMSNPARLDPDADPEETSRALDELYRRLVPLGRVGQPEEVARLALFLTSDDSSYITGQPFVIDGGWLAGVSVI; from the coding sequence ATGGGCAAGCTGGACGGGCGGGTCGTCCTGGTCACCGGGGCGGCGCGCGGGCAGGGCGAGCAGGAGGCGCGGCTGTTCCGGGCGGAGGGCGCGCGGGTGGCCGTCGCCGATGTGCTGGACGACCGGGGGGAGGCGCTCGCCAAGGAGATAGGGGCGCTGTACGTCCACCTGGACGTGGGCACGGAGGAGAGCTGGCGGGAGGCCGTCGGGGCCGTCAGGGAGGCGTACGGGCGGATCGACGGGCTGGTCAACAACGCGGGCATCCTGCGCTTCAACGCCCTGGTGGACACGCCGCTGGACGAGTTCATGCAGGTGGTGCAGGTCAACCAGGTGGGCTGCTTCCTGGGGATGAAGGCGGTGGCGCCGGAGATGGCCGACGGGGGCACGATCGTGAACACCGCCTCGTACACGGCCCTGACCGGTATGGCGGCGGTGGGCACCTACACCGCCACCAAGCACGCGGTGTTGGGGCTGACCCGGGTGGCCGCGCTGGAGCTGGCGGGCCGGCGGATCCGGGTCAACGCGATCTGCCCGGGTGCCATCGACACCGCGATGTCGAACCCGGCCCGGCTGGATCCGGACGCCGACCCCGAGGAGACGAGCCGGGCCCTGGACGAGCTGTACCGCAGGCTCGTGCCGCTCGGCCGGGTCGGGCAGCCGGAGGAGGTGGCCCGGCTCGCCCTCTTCCTCACCTCGGACGACTCCTCGTACATCACCGGGCAGCCGTTCGTGATCGACGGCGGCTGGCTGGCGGGCGTCAGCGTCATCTGA
- a CDS encoding TIGR03619 family F420-dependent LLM class oxidoreductase has product MAYGIQLPVQSQSTLYAEPWETSAGPADLVAVARAADRAGFAYVACCDHVGIPRRLAPAMGTVWYDPVATLAHVAAVTERVRLLSHVAVVGLRHPLLTAKQYATLDHLSGGRLVLGVGAGHVREEFEVLGVDFERRGAVLDEVMDALRAALGPEEFPEHHGKHYDFAGLGQRPRPGRPHVPLWVGGSSPAAVRRAALKGDGWLPQGDPRERLPGQIARIRRLREEAGLAGAYTVGALTEPLYVGRPGWDVGRRTLAGAPEEIAASLRAYRAMGVDQVQVRFRSRSRAELIEQISSFGAEVAPRLD; this is encoded by the coding sequence CTGGCGTACGGCATCCAGCTGCCCGTCCAGTCGCAGAGCACCCTGTACGCCGAGCCCTGGGAGACGTCCGCCGGGCCCGCGGACCTGGTCGCCGTGGCCCGGGCGGCCGACCGGGCGGGGTTCGCGTACGTCGCCTGCTGCGACCACGTGGGCATACCGCGCCGCCTCGCCCCGGCCATGGGCACCGTCTGGTACGACCCCGTGGCCACCCTCGCCCACGTCGCCGCCGTCACCGAGCGGGTACGGCTGCTCAGCCACGTGGCCGTCGTCGGGCTCCGCCACCCGCTGCTGACCGCCAAGCAGTACGCCACCCTCGACCACCTCTCCGGCGGGCGGCTGGTCCTCGGGGTCGGGGCCGGGCACGTGCGGGAGGAGTTCGAGGTGCTCGGCGTGGACTTCGAGCGGCGCGGAGCGGTGCTGGACGAGGTGATGGACGCGCTGCGCGCCGCCCTGGGGCCCGAGGAGTTCCCCGAGCACCACGGGAAGCACTACGACTTCGCCGGCCTGGGACAGCGGCCGCGGCCCGGCCGGCCGCACGTCCCGCTCTGGGTCGGCGGCTCCTCGCCGGCCGCCGTCCGCCGGGCCGCGCTGAAGGGCGACGGCTGGCTGCCGCAGGGGGACCCCAGGGAGCGGCTGCCCGGGCAGATCGCCCGGATCCGGCGGCTGCGCGAGGAGGCGGGGCTCGCCGGGGCGTACACCGTCGGCGCCCTCACCGAGCCGCTGTACGTCGGCCGGCCCGGCTGGGACGTCGGGCGGCGCACGCTCGCCGGGGCGCCGGAGGAGATCGCCGCGTCGCTGCGGGCCTACCGCGCGATGGGCGTGGACCAGGTCCAGGTGCGGTTCCGCAGCCGGAGCCGGGCCGAACTCATCGAGCAGATCAGCTCGTTCGGGGCGGAGGTCGCGCCCCGGCTGGACTGA
- a CDS encoding amidohydrolase family protein: METTQFPLIISVDDHTVEPAGVWQDRLPRKYRDVGPRIVRAPLKEMTFLGGRFKPVMGRPGSDEGPLGDWWVYEDLHRPLTRLDTAVGYARDEVRLEVITYEQMRPGSYDVSARLADMDVNHVQSAVCFPTFPRFCGQTFTEAADKELALLCVRAYNDWMVEEWCGAQARGRLIPLTLIPLWDARLAAQEVRRNAERGVRAVAFSEIPPHLGLPSVHTDDWDPFLAACDETGTVVAMHIGSSSRMPSTSADAPPAVGSTITFANCCFSMVDWLMSGKFERFPNLKVMYAEGQIGWIPYILERADVVWEENRGWGGVADKVHRPPSELFAEHVHGCFFDDAFGLGNLDAIGVGNVLYETDYPHSDSTWPKSREVGEAQMGHLPADVVERIVRGNAIELLGLTAQGLWRA; the protein is encoded by the coding sequence ATGGAGACCACACAGTTCCCGCTGATCATCTCCGTCGACGACCACACCGTTGAGCCCGCCGGCGTGTGGCAGGACCGCCTGCCGCGGAAGTACCGGGACGTCGGGCCCCGGATCGTGCGCGCGCCGCTGAAGGAGATGACCTTCCTGGGCGGGCGGTTCAAGCCCGTCATGGGCAGACCGGGCAGCGACGAGGGGCCGCTCGGCGACTGGTGGGTGTACGAGGACCTGCACCGGCCGCTCACCCGCCTCGACACCGCCGTCGGGTACGCCAGGGACGAGGTCAGGCTCGAGGTCATCACGTACGAGCAGATGCGGCCGGGGTCGTACGACGTGTCCGCGCGGCTCGCCGACATGGACGTCAACCACGTCCAGTCCGCCGTCTGCTTCCCCACCTTTCCCCGCTTCTGCGGTCAGACCTTCACCGAGGCCGCCGACAAGGAGCTGGCCCTGCTCTGCGTGCGCGCCTACAACGACTGGATGGTGGAGGAGTGGTGCGGGGCGCAGGCGCGGGGGCGGCTGATACCGCTCACGCTCATCCCCCTGTGGGACGCCCGGCTGGCCGCGCAGGAGGTGCGGCGCAACGCCGAACGCGGCGTCCGGGCCGTCGCCTTCTCCGAGATACCCCCGCACCTGGGCCTGCCGTCGGTGCACACCGACGACTGGGACCCCTTCCTCGCCGCCTGCGACGAGACCGGCACCGTGGTCGCCATGCACATCGGGTCGTCGAGCCGGATGCCGTCCACCTCCGCCGACGCGCCGCCCGCCGTCGGCTCCACGATCACCTTCGCCAACTGCTGCTTCTCGATGGTCGACTGGCTGATGAGCGGCAAGTTCGAGCGCTTCCCGAACCTCAAGGTCATGTACGCGGAGGGGCAGATCGGGTGGATCCCGTACATCCTTGAGCGCGCGGACGTGGTGTGGGAGGAGAACCGCGGCTGGGGCGGGGTCGCGGACAAGGTGCACCGGCCGCCGTCCGAGCTGTTCGCCGAGCACGTCCACGGCTGCTTCTTCGACGACGCCTTCGGGCTCGGGAACCTCGACGCCATCGGGGTCGGCAACGTCCTGTACGAGACGGACTACCCGCACTCCGACTCCACGTGGCCCAAGTCCCGGGAGGTCGGCGAGGCCCAGATGGGGCACCTGCCGGCCGACGTGGTCGAGCGGATCGTCCGGGGCAACGCCATCGAGCTGCTGGGGCTCACCGCGCAGGGGCTGTGGCGGGCGTGA
- a CDS encoding AfsR/SARP family transcriptional regulator: protein MDGGPRVPEQRRAGPVAEPGPLRFGVLGPVRAWRGEEALPTGSPQQRALLAALLLREGRTATAAELIDALWGSEPPSQALAAVRTYASRLRKALDPGVLVSESGGYAVRGLGEGALDLAVAQDLTAEAEKARGTGDLGRARSLLNQALSLWDGEPLAGVPGPYAEAQRARLEEWRLGLLETRLDLDLEQGCHADAVSELTALTAAHPLRERLRELLMLALYRSGRQAEALAVYADTRRLLAEELGVDPRPGLSELQQRILRADPALAEPSAPVTEPTAAPVRPAQLPASVPDFTGRSSFVSELTEVLSSASEAEGRVMAVSALAGIGGVGKTTLAVHVAHRARPAFPDGQLYVDLQGTGPRPAEPETVLGSFLRALGTPDSAIPDSLEERSALYRSVLDGRRVLVLLDNAKDAAQVRPLLPGTEGCAALVTSRVRMLDLAGAHLVDLDVMSPEEALALFTRIVGEERVAAEREAALDVVAACGFLPLAIRIAASRLAARRTWTVSVLAAKLADERRRLDELQAGDLAVKATFELGYGQLEPAQARAFRLLGLADGPDISLAAAAAVLDLPPEDTEDLLESLVDTSLLESAAPGRYRFHDLVRLYARACAERDEWPPSERAAAMSRLLDFYLATAARVYAIERPGDRTVDHLEVTEQAGQTFSDEGKALDWLHTEAACILACVQQSLGQENLRRGVDLLLASKDLVESGASSLVYETATRAARDAADALGDSLAAGRARVTLTQVLIKAGQFDEAAVEAREAVALGAAAGDPWTSGNAPNELGIIAICRNDHAAGEAHLLRAIAAFRADDNRPGEASALCNLSRVLVSMDRAAAGIELVQQGVAIYDELGLTVRLANARYALGIALSHTDRLGEALEQFTEALRIFVENRQRLWEGTTHFRIAQVHLAAHRAAQAAQHAEQALGIGCIGGDWMRANVLTLLGKSLDALGQVDRARACWREALSIHGSSEAAEAVEVRRLLHPIAAA from the coding sequence ATGGACGGTGGGCCGCGAGTACCCGAGCAGCGGCGTGCCGGGCCCGTCGCGGAGCCCGGCCCGCTGCGCTTCGGCGTGCTCGGTCCGGTGCGGGCCTGGCGCGGCGAGGAGGCGCTCCCCACGGGCTCCCCCCAGCAGCGCGCCCTGCTGGCCGCACTGCTGCTCCGGGAGGGCCGTACGGCCACGGCGGCCGAGCTGATCGACGCCCTGTGGGGCTCCGAGCCGCCGTCCCAGGCCCTGGCGGCGGTCCGCACCTACGCCTCCCGGCTCCGCAAGGCCCTGGACCCCGGCGTCCTGGTCAGCGAGTCCGGCGGCTACGCCGTGCGCGGCCTGGGCGAGGGCGCCCTGGACCTCGCCGTCGCGCAGGACCTGACGGCGGAGGCGGAGAAGGCACGCGGGACGGGCGACCTGGGCCGGGCCCGGTCACTGCTGAACCAGGCCCTGTCGCTCTGGGACGGCGAACCCCTGGCGGGCGTCCCCGGCCCCTACGCCGAGGCCCAGCGGGCCCGCCTGGAGGAGTGGCGGCTCGGCCTGCTGGAGACCCGCCTGGACCTGGACCTGGAACAGGGCTGCCACGCCGATGCCGTCTCGGAACTGACGGCCCTGACGGCGGCGCATCCCTTGCGGGAACGCCTGCGCGAACTCCTGATGCTCGCCCTGTACCGCAGCGGCCGCCAGGCGGAGGCCCTGGCGGTGTACGCGGACACCCGCCGCCTGCTCGCCGAGGAGCTGGGGGTCGACCCCCGCCCGGGCCTGAGCGAACTCCAGCAGCGCATCCTCCGGGCCGACCCGGCCCTGGCGGAACCCTCGGCGCCCGTGACGGAGCCGACGGCGGCCCCGGTCCGCCCCGCGCAGCTCCCCGCGTCGGTCCCCGACTTCACCGGCCGCTCCTCCTTCGTGTCGGAACTGACCGAGGTCCTGTCCTCGGCGTCCGAGGCGGAGGGCAGGGTCATGGCGGTGTCGGCCCTGGCCGGCATCGGCGGGGTGGGCAAGACGACCCTCGCCGTCCACGTGGCCCACCGGGCCCGCCCGGCCTTCCCGGACGGGCAGCTGTACGTGGACCTCCAGGGCACGGGCCCCCGCCCGGCGGAACCGGAAACGGTGCTGGGCTCCTTCCTGCGGGCCCTGGGCACGCCGGACTCGGCGATCCCCGACTCCCTGGAGGAACGCTCGGCCCTGTACCGCTCGGTCCTGGACGGCCGCCGGGTCCTGGTCCTGCTGGACAACGCGAAGGACGCGGCCCAGGTACGGCCGCTCCTGCCCGGCACGGAGGGCTGCGCCGCCCTGGTCACCTCCCGCGTCCGCATGCTCGACCTCGCCGGCGCCCACCTGGTCGACCTCGACGTCATGTCCCCGGAAGAGGCCCTGGCGCTGTTCACCAGGATCGTGGGCGAGGAACGGGTGGCCGCGGAGCGCGAGGCCGCCCTGGACGTCGTCGCCGCCTGCGGCTTCCTCCCCCTGGCGATCCGCATCGCGGCGTCCCGCCTGGCGGCCCGCCGCACCTGGACGGTCTCGGTCCTGGCAGCCAAGCTGGCGGACGAACGCCGCCGCCTGGACGAGCTGCAGGCCGGCGACCTGGCGGTCAAGGCCACCTTCGAACTGGGCTACGGCCAACTCGAACCGGCCCAGGCAAGGGCGTTCCGCCTGCTGGGCCTGGCCGACGGCCCGGACATCTCCCTGGCAGCGGCGGCAGCGGTCCTGGACCTCCCCCCGGAGGACACCGAGGACCTCCTGGAGTCCCTGGTCGACACGTCGTTGCTGGAATCGGCGGCGCCGGGGCGGTACCGGTTCCACGACCTGGTCCGCCTGTACGCGCGGGCATGCGCGGAGAGGGACGAGTGGCCGCCGAGCGAGCGGGCGGCGGCGATGTCGCGGTTGCTGGACTTCTATCTGGCTACGGCGGCGCGGGTGTACGCCATTGAGCGTCCGGGTGACCGGACCGTGGACCATCTCGAGGTGACGGAGCAGGCGGGTCAGACCTTCAGTGACGAAGGAAAGGCACTGGACTGGCTGCACACCGAGGCCGCCTGCATCCTCGCCTGCGTCCAGCAGTCCCTGGGGCAGGAGAATCTCCGCCGAGGAGTCGACCTCCTCCTGGCTTCGAAGGACTTGGTGGAGTCGGGTGCCAGTTCGCTCGTCTACGAAACGGCCACCCGGGCGGCCCGCGACGCCGCCGATGCCCTGGGCGATTCCCTGGCGGCGGGGCGCGCCCGCGTGACGCTCACCCAAGTTCTCATCAAGGCGGGACAGTTCGACGAGGCGGCCGTTGAGGCCAGGGAGGCCGTTGCCCTGGGGGCAGCGGCCGGCGACCCTTGGACGAGTGGGAACGCGCCGAACGAGCTGGGCATCATCGCCATCTGCCGGAATGATCACGCAGCGGGCGAAGCGCACCTGCTCAGGGCCATCGCCGCTTTCCGTGCGGACGACAATCGGCCTGGAGAGGCCAGCGCACTCTGCAACCTCTCGCGCGTACTCGTTTCCATGGACAGGGCAGCGGCAGGCATCGAGCTCGTTCAGCAGGGCGTCGCCATATACGACGAGCTGGGGCTGACCGTAAGGCTCGCCAACGCAAGGTACGCCCTGGGCATCGCCCTCAGTCACACGGACCGACTCGGCGAGGCACTGGAGCAATTCACCGAGGCGCTGCGCATTTTCGTGGAGAACCGGCAGCGACTGTGGGAGGGCACCACCCACTTTCGCATCGCGCAAGTACACCTCGCAGCGCACAGGGCAGCCCAGGCGGCCCAGCACGCGGAGCAGGCACTCGGGATCGGGTGTATCGGCGGGGACTGGATGCGCGCCAATGTGCTGACTCTGCTGGGCAAGTCCCTCGATGCCCTTGGACAGGTGGACCGTGCCCGCGCGTGCTGGCGAGAGGCGCTCAGCATTCACGGATCGTCGGAGGCGGCCGAGGCTGTGGAGGTACGGCGCCTGCTCCATCCCATCGCGGCGGCCTGA
- a CDS encoding sigma-like protein, translating into MSEANTTNEDITTLDSHAPAPPGKDPVATTNDSHAPAPGEEPVTTLDSHAPVPPALDLGSK; encoded by the coding sequence ATGAGCGAAGCCAACACCACCAACGAGGACATCACGACGCTGGACAGCCACGCGCCGGCGCCGCCCGGCAAGGACCCGGTGGCCACCACGAACGACAGCCACGCGCCCGCACCCGGCGAGGAGCCCGTCACCACGCTGGACAGCCACGCGCCAGTGCCGCCGGCGCTGGACCTGGGCAGCAAGTAA
- a CDS encoding FadD3 family acyl-CoA ligase: protein MTASWETIPELVRWAAGRYADTEAVADGRTRITYAELGARIERAAAACLACGVEVGDRVAVWAPNTVDWIVASLGAVSAGAVLVPLNTRFKGAEAADVLRRSGARLLFVTGTFLGTSYVASLRRAAGAGPSGAERPLTALPDLERVVVLSDDAPPDFETWKNFLATGEGVAGPEVRAREGALTGSTLSDIVFTSGTTGRPKGAMITHGQTLRAYESWADLAGLRRSDRYLIINPFFHTFGYKAGVLACLMRGATMIPQPVFNVDTALANIAAERISVLPGPPTLHQQLLDHPTRDAHDLSTLRLVVTGAAVVPLRLVERLREELGVGTVLTAYGLSEATGIVTMCRRGDAPALIASTSGRPVPGTEVRVTAPSGAPLPPGTPGEVQVRGFNVMRGYYEDPLATAEAISEDGWLRTGDVGVLDAAGNLRITDRLKDMFIVGGFNAYPAEIEQLLCTHPDVLDAAVIGVPDARLGEVAKAYVVRRPGSLLTSADLIAWSRREMANYKVPRSVEFVRSLPRNASGKVVKGELRGREVSRAWCG from the coding sequence GTGACGGCGTCGTGGGAGACCATCCCGGAACTGGTGCGGTGGGCGGCCGGACGGTACGCGGACACCGAGGCCGTGGCCGACGGCCGGACGAGGATCACCTACGCCGAACTGGGCGCCCGGATCGAGCGGGCGGCCGCGGCCTGCCTGGCCTGCGGGGTGGAGGTGGGCGACCGGGTCGCCGTCTGGGCCCCCAACACCGTGGACTGGATCGTCGCGTCCCTCGGCGCGGTGTCGGCGGGCGCGGTCCTGGTACCGCTGAACACCCGCTTCAAGGGCGCGGAGGCAGCGGACGTACTGCGCCGCAGCGGGGCGAGGCTGCTCTTCGTGACGGGAACGTTCCTGGGCACGTCGTACGTGGCGTCGTTGCGCAGGGCGGCCGGTGCGGGACCGTCCGGCGCAGAACGCCCCCTCACCGCCCTGCCGGACCTGGAGCGCGTGGTGGTCCTCTCGGACGACGCACCGCCCGACTTCGAGACGTGGAAGAACTTCCTGGCCACCGGAGAGGGCGTGGCGGGACCGGAGGTGCGGGCCCGCGAAGGTGCGCTGACCGGCTCCACCCTCTCGGACATCGTCTTCACATCCGGTACGACGGGCCGCCCCAAGGGTGCGATGATCACGCACGGCCAGACCCTGCGCGCGTACGAATCCTGGGCGGACCTGGCCGGCCTCCGCCGGTCCGACCGCTACCTGATCATCAACCCCTTCTTCCACACCTTCGGCTACAAGGCCGGGGTGCTCGCCTGTCTGATGCGTGGGGCGACGATGATCCCGCAGCCGGTGTTCAACGTGGACACGGCCCTGGCGAACATCGCGGCGGAACGGATCTCGGTCCTGCCCGGCCCGCCGACCCTGCACCAGCAGCTCCTGGACCACCCCACCCGGGACGCCCACGACCTCTCGACGCTCCGTCTGGTGGTGACCGGTGCGGCGGTGGTCCCCCTGCGCCTGGTGGAACGCCTGCGCGAGGAACTCGGCGTCGGGACGGTCCTGACGGCCTACGGCCTCTCGGAGGCCACCGGAATCGTCACGATGTGCCGCCGCGGCGACGCCCCGGCACTGATCGCCTCCACCTCCGGCCGTCCGGTCCCCGGCACGGAGGTCAGGGTGACGGCCCCTTCCGGCGCCCCGCTCCCGCCCGGCACACCCGGGGAGGTACAGGTCCGCGGCTTCAACGTCATGCGGGGCTACTACGAGGACCCCCTGGCCACCGCGGAGGCGATCTCCGAGGACGGCTGGCTGCGCACCGGCGACGTGGGCGTCCTGGACGCGGCGGGCAACCTGCGCATCACGGACCGCCTGAAGGACATGTTCATCGTCGGCGGCTTCAACGCGTACCCCGCGGAGATAGAGCAACTCCTCTGCACCCACCCCGACGTCCTGGACGCGGCGGTCATCGGCGTCCCCGACGCCCGCCTGGGCGAGGTCGCCAAGGCCTACGTCGTCCGCCGCCCCGGCTCACTCCTGACCTCCGCCGACCTGATCGCCTGGTCCCGCCGCGAGATGGCGAACTACAAGGTGCCGAGGTCGGTGGAGTTCGTGAGGTCACTTCCACGCAACGCGAGCGGCAAGGTGGTCAAGGGCGAGCTGAGGGGGAGGGAGGTGTCCCGTGCCTGGTGTGGCTGA
- a CDS encoding lipid-transfer protein: protein MAGAGLKDAAAIVGIGQTAFARQLAEDERTLACRAVLAALDDAGIAPGEVDALASYTMEQTDEVELAKAVGFGDLTFFGKVGYGGGGSCATVAHLAAAIASGQATVGVAWRSRKRGSGPRPWTDTAVQLPTPGQWTRPFGLLRPVDEIAMLARRYMHEYGVTRDHLFNVALACRNRANQNPAAVMYERPLTREMYMTSRWISEPLCLYDNCLETDGALACVVVGRERARDCARQPVYVHAAAQGLPAQHHGMVNYWNDDPLTGPAWTAARHLWKHADLTPEDVDVAQIYDAFTALVPLSLEGYGFCARGEGGAFTEQGALEIGGRLPVNTGGGGLSEAYVHGFNLVNEGVKQLRGTSTAQVPGAATCLVTAGEGVPTSALLLRS from the coding sequence ATGGCAGGAGCAGGGCTCAAGGACGCCGCCGCCATCGTCGGGATCGGGCAGACCGCGTTCGCCCGGCAGCTGGCCGAGGACGAGAGGACGCTCGCCTGCCGGGCCGTGCTCGCCGCGCTGGACGACGCGGGGATCGCGCCCGGCGAGGTGGACGCGCTCGCCTCGTACACCATGGAGCAGACCGACGAGGTCGAGCTGGCCAAGGCCGTCGGCTTCGGGGACCTGACCTTCTTCGGCAAGGTGGGGTACGGGGGCGGCGGCTCCTGTGCGACCGTCGCGCACCTCGCTGCCGCCATCGCCTCCGGGCAGGCCACGGTGGGGGTCGCGTGGCGGTCGAGGAAGAGGGGCAGCGGGCCCCGGCCGTGGACCGACACGGCCGTCCAGCTGCCCACCCCGGGCCAGTGGACCCGGCCGTTCGGGCTGCTCCGGCCCGTCGACGAGATCGCCATGCTGGCCCGGCGGTACATGCACGAGTACGGCGTGACGCGGGACCACCTTTTCAACGTCGCGCTGGCCTGCCGCAACCGGGCCAACCAGAACCCGGCCGCCGTGATGTACGAACGGCCGCTGACCCGCGAGATGTACATGACCTCCCGGTGGATCAGCGAGCCGCTGTGCCTCTACGACAACTGTCTGGAGACGGACGGGGCCCTGGCCTGCGTGGTCGTCGGCAGGGAGCGGGCCCGGGACTGCGCCAGGCAACCCGTCTACGTCCACGCCGCCGCGCAGGGGCTGCCCGCCCAGCACCACGGCATGGTCAACTACTGGAACGACGACCCGCTCACCGGGCCCGCCTGGACCGCCGCCCGGCACCTGTGGAAGCACGCCGACCTCACGCCGGAGGACGTCGACGTGGCGCAGATCTACGACGCGTTCACCGCGCTGGTCCCGCTGTCCCTGGAGGGCTACGGCTTCTGCGCTCGCGGCGAGGGCGGCGCCTTCACCGAGCAGGGCGCCCTGGAGATCGGCGGACGGCTGCCCGTCAACACCGGCGGGGGCGGGCTGAGCGAGGCCTACGTGCACGGCTTCAACCTCGTCAACGAGGGCGTCAAGCAGCTGCGCGGGACCAGTACCGCGCAGGTCCCGGGCGCCGCGACCTGCCTGGTCACGGCGGGTGAAGGCGTCCCCACCTCCGCTCTCCTCCTCAGGAGCTGA
- a CDS encoding Zn-ribbon domain-containing OB-fold protein yields the protein MLSPVTDTDGAPFWEYAARGELRVQACADCGELRFPPRPCCPHCQSFASEWRPVSGRGRVWSYVVPHPPLLPGYAEQAPYNVVVVELEEAPRIRLVGNVVAHAGAPLNSFDPARLRIGARVRAVFSGGLPQWVPA from the coding sequence ATGCTGAGTCCCGTCACCGACACCGACGGCGCACCCTTCTGGGAGTACGCGGCCCGCGGCGAGCTGCGCGTCCAGGCGTGCGCCGACTGCGGTGAACTCCGCTTCCCGCCCCGGCCCTGCTGCCCGCACTGCCAGTCCTTCGCGAGCGAGTGGCGGCCGGTGTCGGGGCGCGGGCGGGTGTGGTCGTACGTCGTGCCGCATCCGCCGCTGCTGCCCGGCTACGCGGAACAGGCGCCGTACAACGTGGTCGTCGTGGAGCTGGAGGAGGCCCCGCGGATACGGCTCGTGGGGAACGTGGTCGCGCACGCCGGGGCGCCGCTGAACTCCTTCGACCCGGCGCGGCTGAGGATCGGCGCCCGGGTGCGCGCGGTCTTCTCCGGCGGGCTGCCGCAGTGGGTGCCGGCGTGA